Sequence from the Sardina pilchardus chromosome 15, fSarPil1.1, whole genome shotgun sequence genome:
ctccgcctccacctccttcctcttctcctccttgatGAGCTCCACCTCGTGCCTCTGGCTGAAATTTTTGGACTCGTCCCGATTCTGCCACACCTCTGCGAGCAGTGCAAGAAACACAACTTTGATTAAAAACACTCTTTTCTTTTTACCAACACGAAATGGGAAGGGTGCTTTAAGATGTATTTGCTTTGTCTTCAAAATACCATTATAAGTTTTCTGTCCAGCTTCAAGGTCTTCCAGAAAAGCCGACGGCAGCATCCTCAAACCCGGCTCTTCCTCCTATAATTGGATGCAGGCAGTTAAGAGCTACTCCCTGCCAGGGCCTGATCCTCAGGGACCCCTGTGTATGCTGGCTTTCAGCACTAACGTTAATCCCTACAGTCAACAATACGGTGCGAGCGCACAGCCTGCGAGCGTGTATCCACCTCTTCTGCGCCTTTTCCCTTGTCTTTCTTCCCTTTAtccttcttttcctcctttCCCTTGGGCTTCTTGTtggcatcctcttcctcctttgccGCCAGCTCCTCCATTAACTTAAACAAGGGCAGATGATTTATTGTAAGCCAGGCAGGACAACAAGCACAAGCACCAATTTATGACAAGGCAACAGCGTGAGGGCAGTTAACATGATTCAGGTGTCCTGCTGGTCTCGGTCGGGGTCGAGCGAAACCGCCCAGAGTTGGTCAgctgtatgtatttatatccTCCGCTTTGGAATACATTGGGCCTCAATTACAGTAAATCACCTGTGTATTAAGAGAGCACTATCCCACTGTAAAAATGACAAGACATATCAAAACCTGCTGTGGAGTTTTCTCAGCGAAAATAAGAGACGAGCCTCCATCTTCCTCGTCTGGGTAGTCAGGAAAGGAGCCTGTTGCATCACTGCGAGACATGAGGACAAGGTACTGTTATGCTTCTGAAAAGAGATCTTTGTATCGACGTGTATGTACTTAGCAAACAAACTTTAATCTATATTAAACATTTAATCTGCATTTGAGCATCCTGAGTTCAAGTCGGAGTTATTAGCATTTTGCCCCTACCAGTTGAACTAGGGGAATGGTATAACTGAATAAACATAGAATTCAAGTCCAGATTCAAGTCCATAAGTCTATAAACTCTAAACAGTCCTCGGTATCTCACTGGCATTCAATGAACCACTGGCGAATCTGGTCTTTCATGGTCTCCTTGATGTCGGGGCCCTCCAGGTCTCGGATCTTGtctgtgatggtggtgatggcttTGAGGTAGTCCTCCTCATGCTCGCTCTTCTTCTGCCGCCTCCGAGCCTCGTTGCCGTGCACCGCAGCAGCGTAGCTACATGGATGGCTTGTCTCCGGGCTCATGACCTACAGAGAACATTTTCGGAGAGAATTCAATGGAATTCAGATGAATGCCATGGAATCCAGTGGCATGGGGACATCATTGTAATATTTCACAGCCCTAGGTTGTTTTGGCAGGGCTTTGTTATCAAAATAATACTTTTGCATTGGTTACTTGTCAAAAACTTAGTCTGGCCCTCAAGGATTTCACTCATGCATGCCTGAATTCCTCAAAAGGGAGTGCACAAATTGGGTTGTCAATCAATGGACAAAAATGGTAAACTTAAGTCAAACGAGATTCTGTCTTAAAGAAAGAGTAGAGCTCCATCTACTGGCAGCATTGAACACAAAACTGAGAGAAAGAGCCAGCAGCATGAGTGTTTTAAGTTTACATCTTTGACTGATGGTCAGTCTCTGCTTTTGGTTGATGATGAATGAGGATTAAGCTATAGTAACAAAATATGAACCTGTAcctcctactgtatgtcattgcaatgaaatttgatttgaaatagatAAAATGTACACTACATGTATTTAGATGTATATTCAAAAAAATCTCACCATGCCCAAAAATATCATCTCCTCTTCACGTTCCCTCTTGGTTTTCTTCCTTTGCACAAAACCTttccacacctacagtatgcaaaaTGGATCTACATTAAATCCAGCTtgaataccgtaatttcccgactattagccacggcttatacatttgcaaattttcttcagctatgaggtcaatacaggggggcagttaatatggtgttaatatggttttctttcctttagcttgcataaaacattgcactgcggcttatacacaatgcgccttatatgagggaaattactgtatgcttTGACTATGAAAATCTCCCACATGTTGCAAATGTGTAAGTTATGTGAAGTAGCTGACAGGCTAACATGCCTTCTGAATTCGGATAACCGCCATGGCGATGGCGTCTGCGCCCAGGTTCCGGTCCTTGGCCCTCCTCTGCCGCTCCTCATCTCGCTGGATCTCCCTCATGAACTTGGCACGCAGTCGGCCCTGCCTGGCCCTCTCGGCAACCTGGACCACCCTAATAGCCTCCTCAAGGCTCAGTGTCTGGTCTCTAATGGGCTAGTAAGAAAAGCAGCATGACGTTtgggatatacagtaggctagacagttttgcatggagaGGCTACTTTACAAGTATGTATTAAAGAatcatgattatgattatgctcccagagtgtagcactgttgttgtctggctgctctagctgttggctgcagcaacttgaaCTAAGTAGCACCgatttgttttcatgtttttctcCGAGGTGAACTCGAGAAACAGAGACCTACGTGAAAAAAGGCTGGAATTCTCCTCTAAACTCACTTTAGGGTTGTCCACCACTCCCATTAAGTCCAGGATGCCGGAGAGCATTTTAGCTCTGTCCTGCAGCACTTTTTTCTGTTCACCTATGAAATATTTTGGAATGGGAATCTCAATGGCTTCCTGAAAATAATGACAATTACATCAGTGTAGTATAAAAAAAAGCAAGTAGGCCTAAGTGTCAGATCAGACTGAGATTTAATACCACATCATTGGACATAATCAGTTTGAATGCTTTCTATGTTCACTTTACTATTAATATGGCCTACTCACAGGTGTCAGTTTTAAATCTTGAATGATATCATCCATGTAGTGATATTCAGAAAACTCTTTCTCCACCATCTCATTTTTGAGTTCCACCACCCGACCCATTACACCATCAAGGACTTGGCGTATCACCCGTTTTTTCTGAGGGTGTGTGATCTGGTCATAGGCCTCTTCAATGTGTCTAAAAATCTGAACATAACGCACATACAGAGTAGCCAGACGTTGGTAGAAGACCACTCTGTCCTTCTCCGGACGTGCTGGTTGGACAGGGAGCTCCTGAATTAGTAGGCTATTCAGCTCAAAGTGGGCATCAGCCCAGAGTTTATTGTACGTGCTGGAGGAATGTAAGATAAGAAGAAAGGGAGATTAACTGAGGGAAACTGACATTGCACAAGAATAGGTCAAGTTAACGTTTTAAATGTTTGGGGTAGCTATTCATGAAGAAGGTTCAACACAACTAGAGGCTAGAGAGTTGGCCAAACatttgcacacatactgtagactactGTACGCACGCATCTGAAAAATGAATGCACTAGTGGACGAGTAAAGCAATACAATTTTTACAGATATCACAAATGCATTACAAACACTTATCAAAtgtatgctaatgctaacgttaCTGGCAGCTAGCAAACATATCATAACATGTTGAGCTAAGAGTAAATAGCTTCTTTACCAGTCTGGTCTGTTTGCTAAATACTTACCTGTGAGACATGGAGGCCAGTCTCAACAGCTAATAAAACACCTTTGATAAAGCGCTGGTGGCCTCCTTTTGATTTAAAGCTGTTTTATGTAGCAACCTAGCCAAGAGAAACTCCTCACATCGAGTGAGTAAACTATGAACGTCGTCTCCTAGGAAACCAGACGCAAGGGAATGTGGATCAGGTGTCAATAATGCGCGTGCACTGCACCCATCCTGGTTGCAGCTTTTTATGGCGACTTGAGTGTTTGGCAGGttatctataggctacaatcAGCAAACAATCATAACGTTGCCAAAGAATACTGTCAAAAAATGTTGTTGTCATGCATTAGTGGGCGCGTGGCTAAAAACAATGACTAACTTCAAGTAGTTTTAGAAAATTAAGAAAACATGAATGAAGGAAACATGAAGGAAACATGAATGCAACGATCGAATATTTTAGCAATGAACACGCCTAATTTAGTTCCATCGTTGTGACCTACCAGCAAAAATAAACTAGGCTATCTAAACATCGGGAATGGGTAAGTTTTCAATCATCTTTATAGCCTACCTGTGGAGCGCCATGTCGGCAGCCCATGCATGGCCTCCACGGTTTTCAAGTCCTGCACCTGTCCTGAGAGAGGTGTGCTATCATGGCTACATAAACTAAAGGTAGGCTACACTCAAAGATGAGGGTCTTAAAACAACTCACACGTATAATTTTCTAGTCCCCTCATAGTATTGTTAGGCTatcattaaaagacaaaaaaaaatattgaaatgtgGTGCTCAATCATGCCAACACCCATAGACTTGGCATTCGCCTAATATAGCACAATGAAGTGTTTTATGCCTACGATATGGGGAAACCATGTGTTCCCATCAAGAAATAGAGTCTGTAGGAAAAAAGCGCATACCAGTGAAGCAATCGTAAATTTCCTCAGGCCAAGTGGAACCCACCCGAGCTCTCCAGGATAGCACATATTCCCGTACTTAGTGCAGTCACAAGACCCGAACATCCATGAACAAAAGCATGACACGATGGTAATAGGTCAGCTTGGCCATAAGCCGCTGTGCTTGTAGAGGTCCATGTTTTCCACCTGTCAGCTGGAGAGTTAATTTGGAACTATGGATAGGGCCTACCAATTGCAGCGTTTGCGCTGTAGTTGTTACTTTCCGTGATCTTTCAATTTAAATAAATGAAGAAAGAAGTGAAGTCACTTTTATGTGTAGTTTCGTGATGTCTTTGGACCAAAAGGAGGGGCGACTGACAGAGGGAGCGAGCTGGAAAAAACTCTAAACGAAAGATGTCTACTTTTGCCACCCACCTGAAATCGATAGTGTTGCATTCAAGAACCTCACACTGAACGTATAAAAACGGGACGCATGTGCCCAGGAAAGACACGACTTAAAGGAACCTATTGCCGACTTTCCGTTGGAATAGCATTTTTGAAGACTCAACAATATTCTGCTGCCATCAATTGCGTACTTGGAGCGCACAGTATTCGACGACAGTGAATCGTGTAAGTTGTGACTGTAAAGTTATTGTTATAACCTACAGACACTTTACCACTCTTGAAATCACATTTTCAATGTTTATTCATACAACAATAGAATAATTTAGTCTTTGACTAATATAATTAAGCTACTCCTTTTGGTTTTCTTGGATAACATATGCGCAATCGTCTTAGTTCTTGTAGGAAATTGTAAACACACAAGTATTGGGACCTTGCAGTTACTGGCTGGAAATATAAATGGTGGCAAAATGTACATGCTTTAATGCTCTAGTCAACAAAGATGGTCCTGATTTGAATACAATACTGAGTTACAAGTTCATCGTTGTCACTTGTAAGTTTGCACTGcagcttgtaaaaaaaaaaattgtgaaatGTTCCGcaatttcttttgtttgttaggCTGGAAAGCCATGCAGGCTGAGAGGAAATGGCACATACTTTTGAGTATAATAATTATGCTCATTACTTCGAGCCAGTGCATGGACAGCAAGGAGGCGAAGCTGAAAGAAAGAAGGACACTGTTGGATTTAATCTTACAAGTGATTGGCGACAATCAACGGGACAAGCTCGCCTCCAGACGCATCACCAGTGGCCTATTCTCTGTACCTCAAGACTTGAAATTTTCCTCCCGTGAAAAATCCTCATACTTTCCCAAGCAAGACAGAAGCAGACCAATAGGTAAGCAAGCGATGTTATCGTTCATGGCATGTTCACAAATTCCTTTAAGGATTGTGTTAGACTTGCTAAGCTGCAGCCAATAGCCCAGAGGAAAGACACTGAGATATTGTTGGTTTTGACACATTTGAGTCTAAAATACAACTTAAGCTGCGCACTTTATGCACTAGTTTCTGTAAGATATTATatgcagtgtgtgcatgcgtcttactctttgcctgtgtgtgtgtgtgtgtgtgtgtgtgtgtgtgtgtgtgtgtgtgtgttctcagcatTTACAGTCGTGCACCACATTTGATGTCATCGTTTGATTTTTAACTTATTGCATGAAAGTCAGTCACATCCTTTCTCAAATAGCAAAACAAAAATAGTAtttcatgcatactgtatgtcataccTGGACTCAGTTTCCTACACATTTGGCATACTCTTAATAACACATTCAAGAAAAGCTCTTTTGAGTTGGTTTTACAGAAAGCATCATATGACCTGATCTGTGAACAGCCTCCTTCGGAATTCTGGATAGAAATATGTACTGCATACCACAGCTGTGGGG
This genomic interval carries:
- the zgc:153738 gene encoding dynein regulatory complex protein 11 is translated as MSHSTYNKLWADAHFELNSLLIQELPVQPARPEKDRVVFYQRLATLYVRYVQIFRHIEEAYDQITHPQKKRVIRQVLDGVMGRVVELKNEMVEKEFSEYHYMDDIIQDLKLTPEAIEIPIPKYFIGEQKKVLQDRAKMLSGILDLMGVVDNPKPIRDQTLSLEEAIRVVQVAERARQGRLRAKFMREIQRDEERQRRAKDRNLGADAIAMAVIRIQKVWKGFVQRKKTKREREEEMIFLGMVMSPETSHPCSYAAAVHGNEARRRQKKSEHEEDYLKAITTITDKIRDLEGPDIKETMKDQIRQWFIECHDATGSFPDYPDEEDGGSSLIFAEKTPQQLMEELAAKEEEDANKKPKGKEEKKDKGKKDKGKGAEEEEEPGLRMLPSAFLEDLEAGQKTYNEVWQNRDESKNFSQRHEVELIKEEKRKEVEAEIRLQVDELMRQELANWKLAVDKDKGGKAKGNAKKKKGAKSAKKKKKDKDLTADRTMESLFQELVQQGLLKKADDVKLKNYLGDYSYLGTTLRHSDIEPMPSLSDVRQLMALYGILPLGSQIVHEKAPLIKAMLLAGPPGVGKKMLVHAICQETGANLFDLSPFNLVGKYPGKSGLQMMLHMVFKVARALQPSVVWIGDAEKMFYKKVPKEEKELDPKRLKKDLPKILKTIKGEDRVLIIGTTREPFNADIKALSKVYSKIILIPRPDYASRYMIWRQLIESHGGQVTSALDFSSLAKISDGYTQGHMMQVVRSILTERRIQQQAKRPLTAAEFITPLAKIDPVFQDEEEALKAWYAKTPLGKKRAKAASGKEGEEEAPAKGGKDAKKKK
- the alkal1 gene encoding ALK and LTK ligand 1 isoform X1, with protein sequence MFRNFFCLLGWKAMQAERKWHILLSIIIMLITSSQCMDSKEAKLKERRTLLDLILQVIGDNQRDKLASRRITSGLFSVPQDLKFSSREKSSYFPKQDRSRPIEVVPRDTSLKDRFINHFTGPVKFSSECRTHFQRLYYNTRDCSRPAFYKRCARLLTRLALSPLCTQS
- the alkal1 gene encoding ALK and LTK ligand 1 isoform X2 — its product is MQAERKWHILLSIIIMLITSSQCMDSKEAKLKERRTLLDLILQVIGDNQRDKLASRRITSGLFSVPQDLKFSSREKSSYFPKQDRSRPIEVVPRDTSLKDRFINHFTGPVKFSSECRTHFQRLYYNTRDCSRPAFYKRCARLLTRLALSPLCTQS